Genomic segment of Rhodococcus sp. W8901:
CCGCGCGATCACCGATGCGCTGGCCTCACTGTTACTCGCCCACGGCGGTCGGATCGAGACCGGACGACGTGTCCGCTCGCTGGGCGAGTTGCCGCGCGCCGACATCACGATGCTCGACCTGTCGCCCACCGGCGTCGCCGAGGTGGCCGGCAACCTGCTGCCGGCCCGGGTGGCCCGCGCGTACCGCCGGTACCGGTACGGTCCGGCGGCGTTCAAGCTGGATCTGGCCGTCGAGGGCGGCATTCCGTGGCGTGACGACGCATGCCGCCGCGCCGGCACCGTCCACCTCGGCGGGACCTTCGAGGAGGTGGTCGCGACTGAGCGGGACCTGCACCGCGGCCGAATGCCCGAGCGTCCGTTCGTCCTGATCGGACAGCAGTACCTGGCGGACCCCTCACGATCGGCCGGTGACGTGCACCCGGTGTGGGCGTACGCCCATGTGCCGCACGGATACACCGGCGACGCGACGGAGGCGATCCTGCGCCAGATCGAGCGCTTCGCACCCCACACCCGGGACCGCATCGTCGGCAGCTTCACCCGGTCCGCCGTCGAGATGCCCGCCTACAACCCCAATTACGTGGGCGGCGACATCGCGACCGGCGCGAACGATCCGGTGCAGTTGTTGACGCGCCCGCGGGTGGCCATCGACCCCTATTCGACAGGCATCCCGGGCGTCTACATCTGCTCCGCCGCGACCCCGCCCGGCGGCGGCGCGCACGGGATGGGCGGATACAACGCAGCCAGGTCGGCACTGCGGCGAATCGAGCGTTAGGTTTCGGACGCCGCACCGGACCACGGCACGTTGGGATCGATCATCGCGAGAGCGCAAGGCGAAGGTGTCGGAGCGCGTCGACGATCGCCCCGGGCTCACCGGCCGGCAGCAACGGAAGCCGGACGTTCGGGGTGGATATCCGACCCTGGGCATGGAGAACGGCCTTGATGACGGTGGGATTGGGCTCGGATATCAGTGCGGATGTGGGCCCCACCAATTGGTGCGCCAGCGCCCGTGCGGGCACGGGTCGTCCGCTGCGCCAGAGGTCGTACAGTTCGACGAATTCCCTCGCACACACATTCGCGGTCGCCGCGATCGCGCCCGCCGCGCCCATCGCGAGCAGCGGCGAGACGAGCGTGTCCTCCCCCGCAAGAACCGAGAACGCGTCCACAGGAGCAGACCCCGCGGCGCGACCCGACGACGCAGACTCCGCGAGAAGCCGCGCGGTGTCGGTATCCACCGAGCCGACTGCCTGCTTGATGCCGACGATCCGCGGATGCTTCGCCAGGCGCACAACGGACTCCCAACCCAGATACTGGCCGGTGCGGTACGGAACGTTGTACAGAACGAGCGGAAGCGGACTCCGATCGGCGACGTACTCGAAGTGCGCCACGACCCCCGCCTCGGACGGTCGCGTGTAGTACGGGACCACTACCAATACGCCCGTGACATCGGCTTCCGCATTCAGCGCCTCGATCGCCCGCACGGTGCCGACCGTGTCGTTGGAGCCGGCCCCGACGAGCAGAGGAACCCCGCGCTCGCGGCACACCCTGCCGCAGATCCGCACGACATCGCGGCGTTCCGGTGGGCTCAGCGTCGCCGGCTCCGCGGTGGTCCCCAACGCGACGATCCCGGCCGCTCCCTCGTCGATCACGGCGTGCGCGAGGAGTTCCAGCTCGGCAGCGGCGAGCTCACCGTCGTCCGCGAACGGAGTGACGAGCGGGACGAGAATTCCTGACGGGTGGAAGGTCATGCACCCAGTCTCACCGCGCACATAATCAAGATCCAGTTACTGTTCATGGCGCTATCCGTAAGCTGAACTGATGCTCGACATCCGCAAGCTCAGACTTCTGCGCGAACTCGCCCACCGAGGCACCATCGCGTCGGTCGCAGAGGCACTGTCGTACACGCCCTCGGCGGTGTCACAGCAGCTTGCGGCCCTCGAGCGCGAGGCCGGTCGCCCGCTGTTGACACGCACGGGCCGTCGGGTGAGTCTCACGCCGGCCGGGACGATGCTGGTCGAGCACACGGAGGTCGTGCTCGCCGACCTGGAACGAGCCGAGGCCGCGCTCTCCGCGAGCGAGAAGGGCCTGTCGGGTTCGGTTCGCCTGGGGGCGTTTCCGACTGCCCTACGGACGATCGTGCTGCCCGCAATGCTGGAGATCGGCCGCGCCGAGAAGGGTTTGGAACTGACGGTGACCGAGGTGGATCCCGCCGCCGTGCCGGATCTTCTTCGCGGCGGTCGACTGGACATCGCGTTGGTTCATGAATACGACAACGTGCCCTCCACCATGGGGCCAGGCATCGAGACCGAACCGATCCTCGACGAGGTCGTGTACCTCGCGTCAACGGAACCGGCGGAGGGGGTCGACATGACGGTGGTCCGCCGGCACGCCGGAAGCCGCTGGATAGTCGGCAACACCGGCACCCTCTGCCACACGATGGCCGTACGTACCTGTCAGTCCCAGGGCTTCGAACCGCACATAGCCCATCGGGTCGATGACTTCGCGACGGTCCTGCGACTCGTCGCCGCGGGAGACGGCGTGGCGTTGGTTCCCCAACTCGGAGCGACCGACGTCCCGGAGGGGGTAGTGCTCACGACTCTCCCGATCCACAGGCGGACCCGGATCGCCTACCGGCTCGGAAGTCGGTTCCGGCCGCCATTCGCCGCCGTGAGCGACGAATTGCACCGTGCGGC
This window contains:
- a CDS encoding LysR family transcriptional regulator encodes the protein MLDIRKLRLLRELAHRGTIASVAEALSYTPSAVSQQLAALEREAGRPLLTRTGRRVSLTPAGTMLVEHTEVVLADLERAEAALSASEKGLSGSVRLGAFPTALRTIVLPAMLEIGRAEKGLELTVTEVDPAAVPDLLRGGRLDIALVHEYDNVPSTMGPGIETEPILDEVVYLASTEPAEGVDMTVVRRHAGSRWIVGNTGTLCHTMAVRTCQSQGFEPHIAHRVDDFATVLRLVAAGDGVALVPQLGATDVPEGVVLTTLPIHRRTRIAYRLGSRFRPPFAAVSDELHRAARSLPQRPSTTDRSHIG
- the dapA gene encoding 4-hydroxy-tetrahydrodipicolinate synthase, with product MTFHPSGILVPLVTPFADDGELAAAELELLAHAVIDEGAAGIVALGTTAEPATLSPPERRDVVRICGRVCRERGVPLLVGAGSNDTVGTVRAIEALNAEADVTGVLVVVPYYTRPSEAGVVAHFEYVADRSPLPLVLYNVPYRTGQYLGWESVVRLAKHPRIVGIKQAVGSVDTDTARLLAESASSGRAAGSAPVDAFSVLAGEDTLVSPLLAMGAAGAIAATANVCAREFVELYDLWRSGRPVPARALAHQLVGPTSALISEPNPTVIKAVLHAQGRISTPNVRLPLLPAGEPGAIVDALRHLRLALSR
- a CDS encoding phytoene desaturase family protein; amino-acid sequence: MTDAVVVGSGPNGLAAGVALALRGISVTVYEAADTIGGGTRTSERLVPGLLHDDCSAVHPMGVASPFFRSLDLSAHGLEWRYPEIDLAHPLDDAVSGVFTRSIEQTASRLGPDGPAWRRLFAPLSEHFDELAGELLRPVVHLPRHPIPMVRFGIHALAPATLTARRWRTAQARALFGGVAAHAYYPLSRPTTSAAGLMMLAAGHRYGWPVAKGGSRAITDALASLLLAHGGRIETGRRVRSLGELPRADITMLDLSPTGVAEVAGNLLPARVARAYRRYRYGPAAFKLDLAVEGGIPWRDDACRRAGTVHLGGTFEEVVATERDLHRGRMPERPFVLIGQQYLADPSRSAGDVHPVWAYAHVPHGYTGDATEAILRQIERFAPHTRDRIVGSFTRSAVEMPAYNPNYVGGDIATGANDPVQLLTRPRVAIDPYSTGIPGVYICSAATPPGGGAHGMGGYNAARSALRRIER